A genomic segment from Leptolyngbya boryana PCC 6306 encodes:
- a CDS encoding chemotaxis protein CheW: MTKLSEFTRTPIATASLTSLASLLSPPAGTEPMQKFLRFRLDRTQSMLLAVEGIAAVQTLAIADILPVPQMNACILGMSNWRGDSLWLVDLAQQLGVQTRLNRMQKLTTLSTIVVQINDNTLGLVIPEIYEIEEYNPKMLLNPPADLQTNPFFPFIRGYFKHDRSLVLDAAAVVQDPSLQLHHFNS, encoded by the coding sequence ATGACCAAATTGTCTGAGTTCACGCGAACTCCAATTGCAACGGCTTCACTGACTAGTTTGGCATCTCTTCTCAGTCCGCCTGCTGGCACTGAACCGATGCAGAAATTTCTGCGATTTCGCCTGGATCGAACTCAATCGATGCTCCTTGCAGTGGAGGGTATTGCAGCTGTTCAGACCCTTGCGATCGCAGATATTCTGCCTGTGCCCCAGATGAATGCTTGTATTTTAGGCATGTCAAATTGGCGCGGAGACTCCCTCTGGCTTGTTGATCTCGCACAACAACTGGGAGTTCAAACTCGCTTGAATCGGATGCAAAAGCTCACCACCTTAAGCACGATCGTGGTGCAAATTAATGACAACACTCTCGGTCTTGTTATTCCAGAGATTTACGAAATTGAGGAATACAACCCCAAAATGTTGCTCAATCCTCCTGCTGATCTTCAGACGAACCCATTTTTTCCATTTATAAGAGGATATTTTAAGCATGATCGCAGCCTGGTTTTAGATGCGGCGGCGGTTGTACAAGATCCGTCTTTACAATTGCATCATTTCAATTCTTGA
- a CDS encoding response regulator transcription factor produces the protein MKTVLIVEDSITEMQLLTGYLQKAGLTVVSATSGEEAQTKLSTQTPDLIVLDVILPGQSGFELCRELKADPKTSQIPVVLCSTKGTDVDMMWGNLLGANAYLPKPVDQTELLNTVRQLMVN, from the coding sequence ATGAAAACCGTACTCATCGTGGAAGATAGCATCACTGAGATGCAACTTCTCACAGGCTATCTGCAGAAAGCTGGGCTGACAGTCGTCAGTGCAACTAGTGGAGAAGAAGCCCAAACGAAACTCTCGACCCAAACGCCTGACCTGATTGTATTAGACGTAATTTTGCCAGGTCAGAGTGGTTTTGAACTCTGTCGAGAATTGAAAGCTGACCCCAAAACCAGCCAGATTCCAGTTGTCCTTTGCTCTACCAAAGGCACAGATGTCGATATGATGTGGGGCAACTTGCTCGGTGCAAATGCATATTTGCCAAAACCCGTTGATCAGACAGAACTCCTCAACACGGTTCGCCAGTTGATGGTGAATTAG
- a CDS encoding response regulator, whose protein sequence is MLVDDSSTDSPSGLLGLRSRMHFSGRLDVSTRGQQWSLYLYMGRLIWATGGPHPRRRWHRYLTQHCPHLSPNLLTLPPSDENPCQDYDALAVLVKRQQISPEHAVAVIRSTVIDVLFDIIQQEETKPVAFRSDASAMLEASLALLNAEQLLAEVQQQWNTWRSLGLADHSPNLAPVLRNPKQLPEYAPEKVYKMLVSLVDGRRTLRDLAMLMKQDLIQMTRVLVPLYRKGLIGLTKIPDLPPPGASRSSSTPISDTSDPPISGAPVSGIVPSLPLTGSNQAPVVACIDDSLRECQIMERILTEAGYQFVGVQDSVQAIPTLIEKKPGLIFLDLVMPIANGYEICAQIRRVSTFKDVPIVILTSNDGIIDRVRAKFVGSSGFLAKPVDADRVLAIARKMLPILD, encoded by the coding sequence ATGTTAGTTGACGATTCCTCAACCGATTCTCCTAGTGGTCTGTTAGGTCTCCGTAGTCGGATGCACTTTAGTGGACGGCTGGACGTTTCGACCCGTGGACAGCAATGGAGCTTATATCTTTATATGGGTCGGCTGATTTGGGCAACGGGTGGTCCTCATCCTCGCCGCCGCTGGCATCGCTATTTAACCCAGCACTGCCCACACCTCAGCCCCAACCTGCTCACGCTTCCTCCCTCGGATGAAAATCCATGCCAGGATTATGATGCTTTAGCGGTCTTAGTAAAACGTCAGCAAATTAGCCCTGAACACGCAGTTGCAGTGATTCGGAGCACCGTTATTGATGTCTTATTCGATATTATCCAACAGGAGGAAACTAAGCCTGTTGCTTTCCGCTCGGATGCCTCAGCGATGTTGGAGGCATCGTTAGCGCTTCTGAATGCTGAACAACTCCTTGCAGAGGTTCAACAGCAGTGGAATACTTGGCGATCGCTTGGACTTGCCGATCATTCTCCAAATCTCGCCCCAGTTCTACGCAATCCTAAACAACTTCCAGAGTATGCGCCTGAGAAAGTTTACAAAATGCTGGTATCACTCGTTGATGGTCGGCGCACTCTACGAGATTTAGCAATGCTGATGAAGCAAGACCTCATTCAGATGACGCGCGTTCTCGTTCCCCTGTATCGGAAAGGACTGATTGGCTTAACTAAAATTCCTGACTTACCCCCTCCGGGTGCATCCCGATCAAGCAGCACTCCCATCTCTGACACTTCTGATCCACCGATCTCTGGGGCACCTGTTTCTGGGATCGTGCCTTCTCTCCCCTTAACGGGTTCAAATCAGGCACCCGTCGTCGCTTGCATTGATGATAGTCTCCGCGAATGTCAAATTATGGAACGCATTTTGACTGAAGCGGGGTATCAGTTTGTCGGCGTTCAAGATTCTGTGCAGGCAATACCGACACTCATTGAGAAAAAGCCAGGACTAATTTTTCTCGATCTAGTTATGCCAATTGCGAATGGCTACGAGATCTGTGCCCAAATTCGTCGGGTGTCTACTTTCAAAGACGTTCCGATTGTTATTTTGACGAGTAACGACGGAATCATAGATCGGGTTCGCGCAAAATTTGTGGGTTCATCAGGGTTTCTCGCAAAGCCAGTCGATGCCGATCGCGTGTTAGCGATCGCGCGAAAGATGCTACCGATTCTTGACTAA